In a single window of the Thermotoga sp. KOL6 genome:
- a CDS encoding SLBB domain-containing protein, translated as MKKSLVAVFLLLTALVLSYNIRKGDVLRIEVVGYPDLARDCTVDIDGAITFSYVGRIKVEGLTVDQVTSLLKEKLSSSFSEPEVVVSLESIAPRNVYVTGVVNGVVDMGVKDLTVSELLSLLSIDLTSVDLSNVKILRDGKTFIVDLSSLLWGGVPENDMILNENDRVILPEKSYSDFMKIFGAVLNPGMYPYKEGMTLVDLLAAAGGTTEESSGKIFVFSKEETIELEEESLFQKNVVLKPGDVVLVQKVNERFAYIVGAVVKPDMYIFSKEEPLTLKNLVAKAGGLSVEKKFVEKVSITRDGRSIEYPPGVLDENLELKSGDVVEIKEYEKTEVYVSGYVINPGVYHVSPKENLTLEELLSMAGGFRGTDRDVDEIVITRDGSTIVLSPKETSFLVRPGDVVKVKEYLPKKAYVLGYVRSPGLYTFGKDEAFTLRNLIAKAGGFVDEDQVVSVKVGSNTFTVDDVVERDIPLEDGVFVYVERYVERFVYMVGDNVERNGKLSFEREEPFTLSTALKKYGIEDFSLVKTLFLLRNGEERKIDPQKILTEDVPLEIGDTILVRTVQAKRIYFTGDVYGYVNFGKDEEITLEKALAKFGKIQRKYISSLRVYTGGKVLEMAKPEDVKIEDGSVVEVDLKNTIRVYVDGFVRMPGVVVFEPDETPTLDKAIVKAGGYKEDPLFEAKDVVVLREGNEIVVSKNQESSFELEDGDLLFVRYKEKIHVYVFGEGITNTLVTFEDEETPSIRNVLGKVGGIRSTGSSKIIVVRPSGEKEEIDYEDVVNTGGPVLESGSVVFVPAETENFAYVVGEVAKPGAYELKGDVTLLKLIAQAGGLSDWALKTKVILRRDGKEEIYDFTDISRVQNVKIEPGDVVYVPPVETNYVYVLGNVKSPGMVKVDRYSTVFDVIMRAGGFTDKAATSRIFLFKGGPQGEVTVCDLSGVLSGKGGGVNPNVAPGDVVFVPDNPLIQITEALSIVNTIMNTVRNVKDVMGW; from the coding sequence ATGAAAAAATCTCTGGTTGCTGTGTTTCTTCTGTTGACGGCACTCGTTCTTTCTTACAACATCAGAAAGGGTGACGTTTTGAGAATTGAGGTTGTGGGGTATCCCGATCTTGCAAGAGATTGTACCGTCGACATCGACGGTGCTATTACTTTTTCATACGTTGGAAGGATAAAAGTAGAGGGCCTTACAGTTGACCAGGTCACTTCCCTTTTGAAGGAAAAGCTCTCCTCGAGTTTTTCTGAACCAGAAGTGGTGGTATCGCTCGAGAGTATCGCGCCGAGAAACGTCTACGTCACCGGTGTTGTAAACGGAGTAGTGGATATGGGAGTGAAAGATCTGACTGTCTCGGAGCTTCTTTCACTCCTCTCCATCGATCTAACGAGTGTTGATCTGTCGAATGTGAAGATCCTGAGAGACGGGAAGACTTTCATCGTGGATCTTTCATCGCTCCTTTGGGGTGGAGTACCAGAAAACGACATGATTTTGAATGAAAACGATCGAGTGATTCTCCCAGAGAAGAGCTATTCAGATTTCATGAAGATCTTTGGAGCAGTTTTGAATCCGGGTATGTACCCTTACAAAGAGGGAATGACCCTCGTTGATCTTCTTGCGGCTGCCGGTGGAACCACTGAGGAAAGTTCTGGAAAGATATTCGTTTTCTCCAAAGAAGAAACGATCGAATTGGAAGAAGAGAGTCTCTTTCAAAAGAACGTTGTCTTGAAACCGGGAGATGTAGTGCTCGTTCAGAAAGTCAACGAGAGATTCGCTTACATCGTGGGAGCTGTTGTGAAACCGGATATGTACATCTTCTCCAAAGAAGAACCTCTCACACTGAAGAATCTTGTGGCGAAGGCGGGAGGGCTTTCCGTTGAAAAGAAATTCGTGGAGAAGGTGTCAATTACAAGGGACGGCAGATCCATAGAGTATCCGCCCGGCGTGCTCGATGAGAATCTCGAGCTGAAAAGTGGTGACGTTGTAGAGATAAAAGAGTACGAAAAAACCGAGGTCTATGTTTCCGGATACGTTATAAATCCCGGTGTTTATCACGTTTCACCGAAAGAAAATCTCACTCTGGAAGAGTTACTTTCGATGGCTGGAGGATTCAGAGGAACCGATAGAGACGTGGACGAGATAGTTATTACAAGGGATGGAAGTACCATCGTTCTTTCACCAAAAGAAACGAGTTTTCTCGTGAGACCCGGGGACGTAGTGAAGGTGAAGGAGTATCTTCCAAAGAAAGCCTACGTGCTTGGATACGTGAGAAGCCCTGGGCTCTACACCTTCGGAAAAGATGAGGCGTTCACATTGCGGAATCTCATTGCGAAAGCGGGCGGTTTCGTTGATGAGGACCAAGTTGTGAGTGTGAAAGTGGGAAGCAACACTTTCACGGTAGACGACGTCGTTGAAAGAGATATTCCCCTCGAAGATGGGGTCTTCGTCTACGTAGAGAGATATGTAGAAAGATTCGTATACATGGTGGGGGACAACGTTGAAAGGAATGGAAAATTGAGCTTTGAAAGAGAGGAACCTTTCACACTCTCAACGGCTCTCAAGAAATACGGAATTGAAGACTTTTCTCTCGTGAAAACCTTGTTCCTTCTGAGAAACGGTGAGGAAAGAAAGATAGATCCTCAAAAGATCTTGACGGAAGATGTACCACTTGAGATCGGAGATACGATCTTGGTGAGAACTGTGCAGGCGAAGAGAATTTACTTCACAGGTGACGTCTACGGTTACGTGAACTTCGGAAAGGACGAGGAAATCACACTCGAAAAAGCACTTGCAAAGTTTGGAAAAATCCAAAGAAAGTACATATCAAGTTTGAGGGTTTACACCGGCGGGAAGGTTCTCGAGATGGCGAAACCGGAAGACGTGAAAATCGAGGACGGTTCGGTAGTGGAAGTGGATTTGAAGAACACCATCAGGGTCTACGTGGACGGTTTTGTGAGGATGCCCGGTGTTGTGGTGTTCGAACCGGATGAAACTCCCACTCTCGACAAGGCGATAGTCAAAGCGGGAGGCTACAAAGAAGATCCTCTCTTCGAAGCAAAAGATGTTGTGGTGTTGAGAGAAGGAAACGAGATCGTCGTTTCGAAAAACCAGGAGAGTTCTTTCGAGCTGGAGGATGGCGATCTTCTCTTCGTGAGGTACAAAGAAAAGATTCACGTTTATGTTTTCGGTGAGGGGATCACGAACACGCTCGTGACGTTTGAGGACGAAGAAACACCATCTATCAGAAACGTTCTCGGCAAAGTGGGAGGTATAAGAAGCACGGGATCTAGCAAAATCATCGTGGTGAGACCTTCTGGAGAAAAAGAAGAGATCGACTACGAAGATGTGGTGAATACAGGAGGGCCCGTTCTCGAAAGCGGAAGTGTGGTTTTCGTTCCTGCCGAGACGGAAAACTTCGCCTACGTTGTGGGAGAAGTGGCAAAACCGGGTGCCTACGAACTCAAGGGTGACGTGACTCTCTTAAAACTCATCGCTCAAGCAGGAGGTTTGAGTGACTGGGCTTTGAAAACGAAGGTGATCCTACGAAGAGATGGTAAGGAAGAGATCTACGATTTCACGGATATTTCGAGGGTACAAAACGTCAAAATCGAGCCTGGAGATGTTGTTTACGTTCCACCTGTTGAGACGAATTACGTGTACGTCCTTGGGAACGTAAAAAGCCCAGGAATGGTAAAGGTAGATAGGTATTCTACCGTTTTCGACGTGATTATGAGAGCAGGTGGCTTCACGGACAAAGCGGCAACGAGCAGAATCTTCCTCTTCAAGGGAGGACCTCAGGGTGAAGTGACCGTGTGTGATCTGTCGGGGGTACTTTCTGGAAAGGGTGGCGGTGTCAATCCGAATGTTGCGCCTGGTGACGTGGTCTTCGTGCCTGATAATCCACTCATCCAAATAACAGAAGCACTCTCCATCGTGAATACCATCATGAACACGGTGAGAAATGTTAAAGACGTTATGGGGTGGTAA
- a CDS encoding O-antigen ligase — MSSFSIERRYSLNDKFIARVYFVFVVLYVFLSGFVFIEPSPAEIMFTIMAPMMLIGFSTTWRIMILFLLLFVPMTISAYFGIIQGFFNLRFFTIDTYLFIFFFVLSSLGFHVKKIVNKDHLLSSLMKAWAVAGAVNIMAGLFAYVTGRTTLLGTEIIRFGIRLKGFFKDPNVLGPFLIPAGIYYLYMFFKEREKSIQHLLLFIFFSGGVILTFSRAAWLNLFFSMLFLIFGLIGEPRSRGKIAGFFVIVLILLMIFFQVSTQINILGVNLYDFFINRTGLKSYDTGRFSAQKEFVDIMNYSVLSLFFGVGPGNYENFSRMATHSLFARYIGERGLIGISTFVVFLVLVSRYALKSSYRKFFIPVLIGQLVNSFFIDSLHWRHLWLLIVISIL, encoded by the coding sequence GTGAGCAGTTTTTCTATTGAGAGAAGATATTCGCTAAACGACAAATTTATAGCGAGAGTTTATTTTGTGTTTGTTGTACTCTATGTGTTTCTGAGCGGTTTTGTTTTCATAGAACCGAGTCCAGCGGAGATCATGTTCACTATAATGGCTCCTATGATGTTGATTGGGTTTTCAACAACCTGGAGGATTATGATTCTCTTTCTTCTTTTGTTCGTTCCCATGACCATCTCAGCTTACTTCGGAATAATTCAGGGTTTTTTCAACCTCAGGTTTTTCACCATAGATACATACCTTTTTATCTTCTTTTTCGTTTTATCTTCATTGGGTTTTCACGTTAAGAAAATCGTTAATAAAGATCACCTACTCAGTTCTTTGATGAAAGCATGGGCAGTTGCAGGTGCTGTAAACATAATGGCAGGATTGTTTGCATATGTTACAGGTAGAACAACTCTTTTGGGAACAGAGATAATAAGATTCGGTATCAGATTAAAAGGCTTCTTCAAAGATCCCAACGTTCTTGGTCCTTTTTTAATACCGGCTGGTATTTATTATCTCTATATGTTTTTCAAAGAACGTGAAAAGAGCATACAACATTTATTACTGTTTATTTTCTTCAGTGGAGGTGTGATTTTAACATTCTCAAGGGCTGCATGGTTGAATCTCTTTTTTTCCATGCTGTTTTTAATCTTTGGATTGATTGGTGAGCCAAGATCAAGAGGAAAGATTGCCGGTTTTTTTGTGATTGTCCTTATACTCCTGATGATTTTCTTTCAAGTATCTACGCAGATAAATATACTGGGTGTGAATCTATATGATTTTTTCATCAACAGAACGGGACTTAAATCCTATGATACTGGCCGTTTTTCTGCTCAGAAAGAGTTCGTAGATATAATGAATTACAGTGTTCTTAGCTTATTTTTTGGAGTAGGACCAGGTAACTACGAAAACTTTTCCAGGATGGCTACACATTCTCTGTTTGCAAGATATATAGGTGAAAGAGGTTTGATAGGAATATCAACATTCGTTGTATTCCTCGTTTTGGTGTCAAGATATGCTTTAAAATCAAGTTACAGAAAATTCTTCATACCTGTCCTTATTGGTCAGTTGGTAAATTCCTTTTTCATTGATAGCTTGCATTGGAGACATTTGTGGTTACTGATAGTGATCTCCATTCTATAA
- a CDS encoding glycoside hydrolase family 73 protein, protein MKEKFLNKFSQTAILLGRLIEMDPKILLAQSALETGWGKHVVGNNLFGIKKLPWLAGGVKAKTKEFNGIEIHDVFQVFDCPENSMIAYLVLIKECYNRAWKMRANPERYFELLQELGYATDPKYAQKCLNVYFRL, encoded by the coding sequence ATGAAAGAGAAATTTCTGAACAAATTTTCTCAGACTGCCATTCTACTTGGAAGACTCATCGAAATGGATCCGAAGATACTCCTTGCCCAATCCGCATTGGAGACAGGTTGGGGAAAACACGTTGTGGGGAACAATCTCTTTGGGATAAAGAAACTTCCGTGGCTCGCTGGTGGTGTGAAAGCAAAAACAAAAGAATTCAATGGGATAGAGATACACGACGTGTTTCAGGTTTTCGACTGCCCAGAAAACAGCATGATAGCCTACCTTGTTTTGATAAAAGAGTGTTATAATAGAGCTTGGAAAATGCGAGCGAATCCTGAGAGATACTTTGAGCTTCTTCAAGAGTTAGGATATGCAACGGATCCAAAATACGCACAAAAGTGTCTAAATGTCTATTTTCGCTTATAA
- a CDS encoding DUF2922 domain-containing protein translates to MKRLYLDFYNEAEGKRRRITVADPIDGLTADQVQSAMQSLLDAKVLEGYAIDRAVVVETNSNEFFDLIQ, encoded by the coding sequence ATGAAGAGACTCTACCTTGATTTCTACAACGAAGCTGAAGGAAAGAGAAGAAGAATCACCGTTGCCGACCCAATCGATGGTTTGACAGCTGATCAAGTGCAATCTGCAATGCAGTCACTTTTGGATGCCAAGGTTTTGGAAGGATACGCCATCGACAGGGCGGTCGTAGTGGAAACGAACTCCAACGAGTTCTTCGATCTCATTCAATGA
- a CDS encoding glycosyltransferase — translation MKVAVSSFKFSPGHLSHMIAYAKLFKETGCDVVLWLDEEYKQLVTDHEIPIEWYPQLSSMNFDVVFLANVSMINHLICKKLKKKGTKIIYLYHEPWESFRAYLKEGIKQTLKATVAHHFSVKTLKLSDLVIVPSNYALNLYRRKDIKYNKNVVVIPLLFDDETNGKIDPSKKEFFSYIGHAVKGHAFDLYINLIKYMYKQSVKIKYEVATRIDLSELLKKDKILQKMIEDKVLKISHGKPLTNEEINRAYKMSFCVWNIYRRSTQSGVLPKAYMFGTPVIASNIGSFPEFVLSGKTGQIISIEEIDYGSLIEQLMRIKENIKLYSNHARRFFLRVFHYKSYVKKMQEILQDLQM, via the coding sequence GTGAAAGTAGCAGTTTCATCTTTCAAATTTTCACCAGGCCATCTGTCACACATGATCGCTTATGCAAAGTTGTTCAAAGAAACAGGTTGTGATGTGGTATTATGGCTGGATGAAGAGTATAAGCAGCTAGTAACTGATCATGAAATACCAATAGAATGGTATCCACAATTGTCTTCAATGAACTTTGATGTAGTTTTTCTTGCCAATGTCTCGATGATAAATCACTTAATTTGTAAGAAGCTCAAGAAAAAAGGAACGAAAATCATCTATCTTTACCACGAACCTTGGGAAAGTTTCAGAGCTTACTTGAAAGAGGGCATCAAACAAACTCTAAAAGCAACTGTTGCTCACCACTTCTCTGTAAAAACCTTAAAACTCTCAGATTTAGTGATAGTACCTTCAAATTACGCTTTGAATCTTTATAGAAGAAAAGATATCAAATACAATAAAAATGTTGTGGTAATACCCCTCCTTTTCGATGATGAAACAAATGGAAAGATAGATCCTTCAAAAAAAGAATTTTTCTCCTACATAGGTCATGCTGTAAAAGGTCACGCATTTGATCTATATATAAATTTGATAAAATACATGTACAAGCAAAGTGTAAAAATAAAGTACGAAGTAGCTACTCGCATTGACTTAAGTGAATTACTGAAGAAAGATAAGATTCTACAAAAAATGATTGAAGACAAAGTTCTGAAAATCTCTCACGGAAAACCTCTCACGAATGAAGAAATAAATCGAGCGTACAAAATGAGTTTTTGTGTGTGGAACATTTACCGAAGATCAACTCAAAGCGGTGTGCTTCCCAAAGCTTACATGTTTGGAACACCAGTTATTGCAAGTAACATTGGAAGTTTTCCAGAATTTGTATTATCTGGTAAAACCGGCCAGATCATTTCCATTGAAGAAATAGATTATGGGAGTTTGATCGAACAATTGATGAGGATAAAAGAAAATATCAAACTTTACAGCAACCATGCTAGAAGATTTTTCTTGAGAGTCTTTCACTACAAGTCTTATGTTAAAAAGATGCAAGAAATTTTGCAAGACCTTCAAATGTAA
- a CDS encoding HAD family phosphatase, protein MIRNIVFDLGGVLIDWRPCDHLMRTFPGEVASVLAKEIFHHEDWKNMDRGVLPEDKLWEKKKRELPDYREYIERLEREVPEILKAIDENVKVLEELKKRGFFLYVLSNFGRIYFEKIRKKYDFFDLFDGIVVSAHVGYMKPEREIFEELIKRYNIVPEESLFVDDMEENVAAARRLGFHAIHLKDPSLLRKELFKFLESEGRL, encoded by the coding sequence ATGATAAGGAACATCGTTTTCGACTTGGGTGGAGTGTTGATCGATTGGCGACCTTGTGATCACCTTATGAGAACTTTTCCAGGAGAAGTGGCGAGCGTTCTGGCAAAAGAGATCTTTCACCACGAAGACTGGAAAAATATGGACAGGGGTGTTCTTCCAGAAGACAAGCTTTGGGAGAAGAAGAAAAGAGAGCTTCCAGACTACAGAGAGTACATTGAGAGATTGGAAAGAGAAGTTCCAGAGATTTTGAAGGCGATAGACGAAAATGTGAAGGTTCTAGAGGAACTCAAAAAACGAGGATTTTTCCTTTACGTTCTCTCGAACTTTGGAAGAATCTATTTCGAAAAGATTCGAAAAAAATACGATTTCTTCGATCTCTTCGACGGAATCGTTGTTTCCGCGCACGTTGGTTACATGAAACCGGAGAGGGAGATATTCGAAGAGTTGATCAAAAGATACAACATTGTTCCGGAAGAGAGTCTCTTTGTGGATGATATGGAAGAAAACGTAGCCGCCGCAAGAAGGCTAGGATTCCATGCGATACATCTGAAAGACCCTTCACTTTTGAGGAAAGAGTTATTCAAATTTCTCGAGAGTGAGGGAAGGTTATGA
- a CDS encoding glycosyltransferase family 4 protein, whose translation MITVRILYLSQRYFPHEKGGAAISLRILAENMARKHEVAVFTVDTKNTTEIVNHVLVIRRQVPKLSKMLYETAKRQKRKLKSILVRLSMILDLYHEEFIKILENELDNFKPQIVHLNNVVGFPLKKIYRILKRRRIKIIQSVHDSFLLGILGISSSGFPIPFWYQYTNNVLSKCDIVHFPSKTIMEKFGKKISTRKVVIPNTVGRDFEEELWEELVSKKKKELPKKMIFAGTLSKYKGVHLLASCYKDLYKDLGENLQLIFVGDGPARNFLETDLENFIKSGKVKITGWIPFEEVEKFFKEAHFVVLPSQVQETFGRVLVEGFYNGCLPIGSSWGAIPEVIGDNSLIFDNYEQLLAIIRYYYNEGVWFKKMYELKENMKKFSLSNHIMRFEKLYRELLK comes from the coding sequence GTGATAACTGTGAGAATACTCTATCTCTCTCAACGTTATTTCCCACATGAAAAAGGAGGAGCAGCAATTTCCTTGAGAATTCTTGCTGAAAATATGGCTAGAAAACATGAGGTTGCTGTTTTTACAGTAGACACAAAGAATACAACAGAAATAGTAAACCATGTTCTTGTTATTAGAAGGCAAGTCCCGAAGCTTTCAAAGATGTTGTACGAAACTGCTAAGAGACAAAAAAGAAAATTAAAAAGTATTCTGGTACGCCTTTCGATGATTTTAGATTTGTATCATGAAGAATTTATCAAGATTCTTGAGAATGAACTTGATAATTTTAAACCTCAAATCGTTCACCTCAACAATGTGGTTGGATTCCCTTTGAAGAAAATTTATAGAATTTTAAAAAGACGGAGGATAAAGATTATTCAATCCGTTCATGATAGCTTTCTTTTAGGTATTTTAGGTATTTCTAGTTCAGGTTTTCCTATTCCGTTTTGGTATCAATATACTAATAATGTACTTTCAAAGTGTGATATTGTCCATTTCCCTTCTAAAACTATTATGGAAAAGTTCGGAAAAAAGATCTCAACAAGAAAAGTTGTAATTCCCAACACAGTTGGGAGAGATTTTGAGGAGGAATTATGGGAGGAACTTGTTTCTAAGAAAAAGAAAGAACTTCCAAAAAAAATGATCTTTGCTGGTACCCTTTCTAAGTATAAAGGAGTACATCTTCTAGCTTCGTGTTATAAAGATCTTTATAAAGATTTGGGAGAAAATCTACAACTGATATTCGTAGGTGATGGCCCTGCGAGAAATTTTTTAGAAACAGATCTTGAAAATTTCATAAAAAGTGGAAAAGTAAAAATCACTGGATGGATTCCTTTCGAAGAAGTTGAAAAATTCTTCAAAGAAGCGCATTTTGTGGTTCTTCCCTCGCAAGTACAGGAAACATTTGGAAGGGTACTGGTAGAAGGCTTTTATAACGGCTGTCTCCCCATAGGAAGTTCTTGGGGAGCCATTCCAGAAGTAATTGGAGATAATTCATTGATTTTTGACAACTACGAACAACTGCTAGCTATTATAAGGTATTATTATAATGAAGGCGTGTGGTTTAAAAAAATGTATGAACTAAAAGAGAATATGAAAAAGTTCTCTTTATCAAATCATATTATGAGGTTTGAAAAACTTTATAGAGAACTCCTAAAATGA
- a CDS encoding glycosyltransferase translates to MKRVLQLITRSDWAGGQKVLYSIVYGLKKYHSDEFEVEVACGSENGMLIPELKKIGVKVHIIEHLVREISPLNDMKAYKEIKKLIKEGNYDIVHTHSSKAGILGRIAARKCGVKKIVHTYHGFWGIEQYSGIKKRLLILSERIVAKYCDFLVFLCKREKEKAKVWKIGNENQYVIIPNAIIPEPPAPKGLLRKELNLPENVKIVGNVARLDPPKNPIRFLEVAKGVLERRNDVVFVWIGGSVVEDYYGKKVEEFLKRNSQMRNKVFFLPFRKDAPKLMADFDVFLLTSNSEGMPLVVLEAMNQGIPIVSTDVGCVGEMVSKTCHRNEELIEGVIKMLDDPNKDKLPKPSYEVFIKNYAELYRK, encoded by the coding sequence ATGAAACGGGTGCTTCAGTTGATCACACGTTCAGATTGGGCAGGCGGTCAGAAGGTCCTTTATTCTATAGTTTACGGTCTGAAAAAATATCATTCGGACGAATTCGAGGTAGAAGTGGCATGCGGCTCAGAAAATGGTATGTTGATTCCGGAGCTTAAGAAAATAGGTGTGAAAGTGCATATAATAGAACATCTCGTCAGAGAAATATCTCCCTTAAATGACATGAAGGCATACAAAGAGATAAAAAAGCTGATAAAGGAAGGAAACTATGATATAGTACACACTCACTCCTCGAAAGCAGGAATCTTAGGAAGGATCGCGGCCAGAAAATGCGGTGTGAAGAAGATCGTACACACTTATCACGGCTTTTGGGGTATTGAGCAATATAGTGGCATCAAGAAGAGATTGCTCATCTTGTCCGAAAGAATCGTGGCCAAGTACTGTGACTTTCTTGTCTTTCTTTGTAAAAGAGAGAAAGAAAAAGCAAAAGTATGGAAGATAGGAAACGAGAATCAATACGTCATAATTCCAAACGCTATAATACCAGAGCCGCCGGCACCTAAAGGATTACTGAGAAAAGAATTGAACTTACCAGAAAATGTCAAAATAGTAGGAAATGTGGCGAGGCTCGACCCACCAAAAAATCCAATCAGGTTCCTTGAAGTAGCGAAAGGTGTCTTGGAAAGAAGAAACGACGTTGTTTTTGTCTGGATAGGTGGTAGTGTTGTAGAGGATTACTATGGAAAGAAAGTTGAAGAATTCCTGAAAAGAAACTCTCAAATGAGGAATAAAGTTTTCTTTCTTCCGTTTAGAAAAGATGCTCCAAAACTCATGGCAGATTTCGATGTGTTTCTTTTAACTTCAAACAGCGAGGGTATGCCTCTTGTTGTCTTAGAAGCAATGAATCAGGGGATCCCCATTGTAAGTACTGACGTGGGATGCGTGGGGGAGATGGTGAGTAAAACGTGTCATCGAAACGAAGAATTGATAGAAGGAGTTATAAAAATGCTGGACGATCCGAACAAAGATAAACTTCCAAAACCGTCTTACGAAGTATTTATAAAGAATTACGCAGAACTTTACAGGAAGTGA
- a CDS encoding sugar transferase codes for MNSIILLDFLLVFSLNLLFFNWYIAFLFSCSMILSFFAFRLYDPENLQSYNEQLVRAAVGVLFSFVPIFFFYPLFGNTISHYNFLGNFLIASLLIPPFNFLFSKLFTRSVSSKNVLVLGKKEEVEHILEEIEKKTFGKYRFADYLNPSLETLKAHVKEYDLVLITDPDFEDIAKNSGAKNIEYLPNLVERTLKRIPVEVIEKFEEYYKVVFDSVRDDSPAKRILDVFISIVALVVFSPIMLIVAIMIYLEDGRPIIFRQERVGKNEETFTMIKFRSMKKTRTNQPKFADQEKDRILKVGKIIRPFRLDEVLQFVHVLRGEMSVVGPRPEQVDFVKMFKRNIPFYYLRHKVKPGITGWAQLMYKYSSNLEEAKQKLSYDLWYIKNRNILLDLRIVLQTIEAVLWRRGAR; via the coding sequence TTGAACAGCATCATTTTACTGGATTTTCTTTTGGTCTTCTCTTTGAACCTCCTCTTTTTTAATTGGTATATAGCCTTTCTGTTTTCCTGCAGTATGATACTTTCTTTCTTCGCCTTTAGATTGTACGATCCGGAGAATTTACAGAGCTACAACGAGCAGCTTGTCAGGGCTGCTGTGGGTGTTCTGTTTTCCTTCGTTCCCATCTTTTTTTTCTATCCCTTATTTGGAAACACCATATCGCATTATAACTTCCTTGGAAATTTTCTGATAGCCTCTCTCCTTATTCCACCTTTCAATTTTCTTTTCAGCAAGCTTTTCACAAGGAGTGTGTCTTCCAAAAATGTTCTGGTTCTTGGAAAAAAAGAAGAAGTAGAACACATTTTGGAAGAAATAGAGAAGAAAACTTTTGGAAAGTATCGATTCGCAGACTATTTGAACCCATCTCTTGAAACTTTGAAAGCACACGTGAAAGAGTACGATCTGGTACTCATCACAGATCCTGATTTCGAGGATATAGCGAAAAACTCAGGGGCGAAGAACATCGAATATTTACCGAACCTCGTCGAAAGGACTCTGAAAAGAATTCCCGTAGAAGTGATTGAAAAGTTTGAAGAATATTACAAGGTCGTCTTCGATAGCGTGAGAGACGATTCACCTGCAAAAAGAATTCTGGACGTCTTCATCTCGATTGTTGCCCTCGTTGTTTTCTCTCCCATAATGTTGATCGTTGCTATAATGATATACCTGGAAGACGGAAGACCAATAATTTTCAGGCAGGAAAGAGTAGGGAAAAACGAGGAGACGTTCACAATGATAAAATTTAGAAGTATGAAAAAAACTCGTACAAATCAGCCGAAGTTTGCAGATCAAGAAAAAGATAGGATATTGAAGGTAGGAAAGATCATAAGACCCTTTAGATTGGACGAAGTGCTTCAGTTTGTGCACGTCCTCAGAGGAGAAATGAGCGTTGTCGGACCTCGACCAGAGCAGGTTGACTTTGTGAAAATGTTCAAAAGAAACATACCTTTTTATTATCTTCGCCACAAGGTGAAACCCGGTATCACCGGTTGGGCGCAACTCATGTACAAGTACTCTTCCAATCTGGAAGAGGCAAAGCAAAAACTCAGCTATGACTTGTGGTATATAAAAAATAGGAATATCCTCCTAGATTTGAGGATTGTTCTTCAAACAATTGAAGCCGTGTTGTGGAGAAGAGGAGCGAGGTGA
- a CDS encoding DUF1659 domain-containing protein, translated as MEKALRIIWATGEVDENGDPVIRRQTITVSPNATVQDLATAVDALDSLTNRTHVSAQLVTYETI; from the coding sequence GTGGAAAAGGCTCTCAGGATCATCTGGGCAACAGGAGAAGTGGACGAGAACGGAGATCCTGTAATTAGGAGACAGACCATCACAGTGAGTCCGAACGCAACAGTGCAAGACCTCGCCACAGCGGTGGACGCTCTGGATTCTCTCACGAACCGTACCCATGTTTCTGCCCAACTCGTCACTTACGAAACTATATGA